One segment of Tamlana crocina DNA contains the following:
- a CDS encoding YqaE/Pmp3 family membrane protein, with protein sequence MSFWRVLLSIICPPLAVLDKGCGSIIIVFLLWLCGWVPGVIAALVILNNPKN encoded by the coding sequence ATGAGTTTTTGGAGAGTTCTGCTTTCAATTATATGTCCGCCATTAGCCGTTTTAGATAAAGGTTGTGGCTCCATCATTATCGTGTTTTTACTGTGGCTTTGCGGCTGGGTGCCCGGAGTGATTGCCGCACTTGTAATACTGAATAACCCAAAAAATTAG
- a CDS encoding response regulator — MLSKLKKKVVLFPIASFTITVLIVILVWNKALINSNRLIEENVIQTGKLVFKEFTNIVKADFAQIHNLKNRIEFTDGMYLDHWEQDARMLLKQNPSFKFLEWIDSTMVIRKIMPLKGNEGALNLDISNIGYRKDEWLSHRFTDIPNVTPWSELTQSGQAFLVDFSVNFDNTFQGTITGGVDFTEKFDKLATSLEDQYAIELWDHESNLFYSLNTQDKLLTEKKLFYEDSILVDSLDNQSWRLKVTPSNELYLSENRLITHIALGVGVLFCILTSLLINFYLRAREGTKLALQSNAMLLNTNEKLNNERNRAEKASKAKSEFLANMSHEIRTPLHAVLGFIELLKDSKLNKTDREYLDLMEKSSNNLLNIINDILDIEKIESGKTELVETNFNPLEKIKELIEVNQFIFVKKNLYLKSNFKNVRGLNVIGDESKFIQVINNIVKNGLKFTNTGGVTVNYSEDLVGENELRVHVTIKDTGIGIPKDRLKTIFDRFTQVENGVKKQYEGSGLGLAICKVLINMMGGKIKVKSTPNKGTKFKFNMLFKLADKQHVEKQIPVNQKVDYSNLSVLIVDDNNLNIIVLKKFLEDLGITPDAAKNGQLALEKFQEKPYHLIFMDIHMPVMDGWEATREIRKQDEDVIIFGLSANVTTEAIDQALESGMNNYLSKPFKKEHLYKLLHFHFCLQLKD, encoded by the coding sequence ATGTTAAGCAAACTTAAAAAAAAAGTTGTTCTATTTCCAATAGCATCTTTCACCATTACGGTGCTCATTGTAATTCTAGTTTGGAACAAAGCTCTAATCAACAGTAACCGGTTAATTGAAGAAAACGTCATTCAAACTGGAAAACTTGTTTTTAAAGAGTTTACCAACATTGTTAAGGCAGATTTTGCACAAATACATAATCTAAAAAATAGGATTGAATTTACCGACGGCATGTATCTGGATCATTGGGAACAAGATGCTAGAATGCTGCTAAAACAAAATCCGTCGTTTAAATTTTTAGAATGGATTGACAGCACCATGGTTATTCGAAAAATCATGCCATTAAAGGGAAATGAAGGGGCTTTAAATTTAGATATTTCTAATATCGGTTACCGTAAAGACGAATGGTTAAGCCACCGATTTACAGACATCCCCAATGTAACGCCATGGTCTGAGCTAACTCAAAGCGGACAAGCTTTTTTAGTTGATTTTTCAGTAAATTTCGACAACACATTTCAAGGCACCATTACTGGCGGCGTAGACTTCACAGAAAAGTTCGATAAGCTAGCTACCAGTTTGGAAGACCAATATGCCATTGAACTTTGGGATCATGAATCGAACCTTTTTTACTCCCTAAATACGCAAGACAAACTCTTAACAGAGAAAAAATTATTTTACGAAGACAGTATTTTAGTTGATTCTTTAGATAACCAAAGTTGGCGTTTAAAAGTAACACCCAGCAATGAACTTTACCTATCAGAAAACAGGCTTATTACCCACATAGCCTTGGGCGTTGGCGTCCTTTTTTGTATTCTAACCAGTTTGCTTATCAATTTTTATTTAAGAGCTCGCGAGGGCACAAAACTCGCTTTGCAGTCTAACGCCATGCTCTTAAACACCAACGAAAAACTCAACAATGAACGGAATCGGGCCGAGAAAGCTTCGAAGGCCAAATCTGAATTCTTGGCCAATATGAGCCACGAAATAAGAACGCCACTGCATGCCGTGCTTGGTTTTATTGAATTGTTAAAAGACAGCAAACTCAACAAAACAGATAGAGAATATTTAGACTTAATGGAAAAATCTTCCAACAACCTGCTAAATATTATCAACGATATTTTAGACATCGAAAAGATAGAGTCGGGCAAAACCGAGTTGGTCGAAACCAATTTCAATCCGCTTGAAAAAATAAAAGAGCTTATTGAAGTTAATCAATTTATTTTTGTCAAGAAGAACCTTTACCTCAAATCAAATTTTAAAAATGTTCGCGGACTAAATGTTATTGGAGATGAAAGCAAGTTCATCCAAGTAATAAACAACATTGTTAAAAACGGCTTAAAGTTTACAAACACTGGTGGTGTAACCGTAAATTATAGCGAAGACCTAGTAGGTGAAAACGAATTACGTGTACATGTTACCATAAAAGATACTGGTATTGGCATACCAAAAGACCGCTTAAAAACTATTTTCGACAGGTTTACCCAAGTGGAAAACGGCGTGAAAAAACAGTATGAAGGCAGCGGCTTAGGCTTGGCTATCTGTAAGGTTTTAATCAATATGATGGGCGGTAAAATAAAAGTAAAAAGCACCCCAAACAAAGGCACAAAGTTTAAATTCAATATGTTGTTTAAACTGGCCGACAAGCAGCATGTTGAAAAACAAATACCCGTAAACCAAAAGGTAGATTACTCTAACTTAAGCGTATTGATTGTTGACGATAACAACCTGAATATTATTGTTCTCAAAAAATTCCTTGAGGATTTGGGCATTACACCAGATGCTGCAAAAAACGGTCAACTAGCCTTAGAGAAATTTCAAGAAAAACCTTATCATCTTATTTTTATGGATATCCATATGCCTGTGATGGATGGCTGGGAAGCCACCCGCGAAATAAGAAAACAAGACGAGGACGTAATTATTTTTGGGCTATCAGCCAATGTCACCACGGAGGCAATAGACCAGGCTCTTGAAAGTGGCATGAACAATTACCTGTCGAAACCCTTTAAAAAAGAACACCTATACAAACTACTGCATTTTCATTTTTGTCTACAATTAAAAGATTAA
- the lysS gene encoding lysine--tRNA ligase, translating to MQLSEQELVRRDKLKKLRELGINPYPADLYPVTHTSKQVKEQFEEGKKVVAAGRLMMVRVQGKASFAQLQDGEGKIQVYFNRDEICPGEDKTKYNDVFKKLLDFGDFIGIEGELFTTKVGEKTINVKDFTLLSKALKPLPVPKEKDGKVYDAFTDPEQRYRQRYADLVVNPQVKNVFVKRTKLFNAMRQFFNDAGYFEVETPVLQPIPGGAAARPFVTHHNALDVPLYMRIANELYLKRLIVGGFEGVYEFSKNFRNEGMDRTHNPEFTAMEIYVAYKDYNWMMDFCERLLEHCATAVNGTTKVKFGEHDIDFKAPYARVTMADSIKEFTGFDITGKSEAEIRQAAIDLGVEVDNTMGKGKLIDEIFGEKCEGNYIQPTFITDYPKEMSPLCKEHRDNPELTERFELMVCGKEIANAYSELNDPIDQRERFEHQLKLAAKGDDEATEFIDHDFLRALEYGMPPTSGMGIGMDRLIMFLTNNQSIQEVLFFPQMRPEKKAVAVSEDAKAVFEILKKAEKLELIDLKTQSGLSNKKWDKTIKELTKNNLAKVEKTDNGLFVGVI from the coding sequence ATGCAGCTTTCAGAACAAGAATTAGTAAGAAGAGACAAGTTAAAAAAACTTCGTGAGTTGGGTATCAATCCTTACCCAGCCGATTTATACCCTGTAACCCACACCTCCAAACAGGTTAAGGAACAGTTTGAGGAAGGTAAAAAGGTAGTAGCTGCAGGCCGATTGATGATGGTTCGAGTTCAAGGAAAAGCGAGTTTTGCCCAGTTGCAGGATGGCGAAGGGAAAATTCAAGTGTACTTTAACCGAGACGAGATTTGCCCCGGAGAAGACAAAACCAAATACAACGACGTATTTAAAAAGCTATTGGATTTCGGTGATTTTATTGGCATTGAAGGCGAATTGTTCACTACTAAAGTGGGCGAAAAAACCATTAACGTTAAAGATTTTACCTTATTGAGTAAAGCCTTAAAACCATTACCTGTTCCAAAAGAAAAAGACGGCAAGGTTTACGATGCCTTTACCGACCCCGAGCAACGCTACAGACAGCGCTATGCTGACTTAGTGGTGAATCCACAGGTAAAAAACGTATTTGTAAAGCGCACCAAATTATTTAATGCCATGCGTCAGTTTTTTAACGATGCTGGTTATTTTGAGGTAGAAACTCCCGTTTTGCAGCCTATTCCTGGTGGTGCAGCGGCGCGTCCATTTGTTACGCACCACAATGCTTTGGATGTACCTTTGTACATGCGAATTGCTAACGAACTTTACCTAAAAAGATTGATTGTTGGTGGATTTGAGGGCGTTTATGAATTTTCTAAAAACTTCAGAAACGAAGGGATGGATCGCACCCATAACCCAGAGTTTACTGCCATGGAAATTTATGTAGCCTATAAAGACTACAACTGGATGATGGACTTCTGCGAACGCCTGTTAGAACACTGCGCCACTGCCGTTAACGGCACTACAAAAGTAAAATTTGGTGAACACGACATAGATTTTAAAGCACCTTACGCCCGCGTAACCATGGCCGATTCCATTAAGGAATTTACTGGATTCGATATTACCGGAAAAAGCGAGGCCGAAATACGCCAAGCGGCTATAGATTTAGGTGTTGAAGTTGATAACACCATGGGTAAAGGCAAGTTAATCGATGAGATTTTTGGTGAAAAATGTGAGGGTAACTACATCCAGCCTACTTTTATTACCGACTACCCAAAAGAAATGAGTCCGTTGTGTAAAGAGCACCGCGATAATCCAGAATTGACCGAACGTTTCGAACTGATGGTTTGCGGTAAGGAGATTGCCAATGCATATTCCGAATTGAACGACCCTATCGACCAACGTGAGCGTTTTGAGCACCAATTAAAACTGGCTGCCAAAGGTGACGACGAAGCTACCGAATTTATAGATCACGATTTCTTACGTGCTTTGGAATATGGTATGCCACCAACATCAGGTATGGGTATTGGAATGGATCGTTTAATCATGTTTTTAACCAACAACCAATCTATTCAAGAGGTATTATTCTTCCCGCAAATGCGTCCGGAGAAAAAAGCCGTTGCCGTTAGTGAAGATGCCAAAGCCGTTTTTGAAATTTTGAAAAAAGCTGAAAAACTGGAACTTATCGATTTAAAAACGCAATCGGGACTTTCAAATAAAAAATGGGACAAAACCATTAAAGAGCTCACTAAAAACAATTTAGCCAAAGTTGAAAAGACCGATAATGGATTGTTTGTTGGTGTGATTTAA
- a CDS encoding pyridoxal-phosphate dependent enzyme, translating to MEFSLQNSVNQQIFLPKEKEIELFVKREDRIHPFVSGNKYRKLKYNLIEAKNQGFKTLLTFGGAFSNHIAAVASAGSGLGFNTIGIIRGEELGDKINDNPTLKFAQQNGMQFKFVPRDVYRNKNAEAFINELKDEFGAFYTIPEGGTNALAVKGCQEILNEADGQFDYICCAVGTGGTISGLINGMKPGQHVLGFPALKGQFLQEDISKFAINSQWELITDYHFGGYAKINAELVAFINQFKAQNQVLLDPVYTGKMLFGIFDLIEKSYFPKGTKILAIHTGGLQGIDGMNQLLKKKNLPIIDK from the coding sequence ATGGAATTCAGTCTTCAAAACAGTGTAAACCAACAAATTTTTCTTCCAAAGGAAAAGGAAATTGAACTGTTTGTAAAGCGGGAAGATCGCATTCATCCTTTCGTTTCTGGAAATAAGTATAGAAAATTAAAGTACAATTTAATTGAAGCCAAAAATCAAGGTTTTAAAACGTTGCTGACCTTTGGTGGGGCATTTTCAAACCACATTGCGGCAGTGGCTTCGGCGGGCAGCGGTTTGGGGTTTAATACCATTGGAATTATCCGCGGGGAAGAACTTGGCGATAAAATTAATGACAACCCAACACTAAAATTCGCTCAACAAAACGGTATGCAATTTAAGTTTGTGCCGCGCGATGTGTATAGAAACAAAAATGCCGAAGCGTTTATAAATGAGTTGAAAGACGAATTTGGAGCTTTTTATACCATTCCCGAAGGTGGTACCAACGCTTTGGCTGTTAAGGGCTGCCAAGAGATTTTGAATGAAGCAGACGGACAATTCGATTATATTTGTTGTGCTGTGGGAACCGGCGGAACCATTTCGGGCCTCATTAATGGGATGAAACCCGGACAGCATGTTTTGGGGTTTCCGGCGTTAAAAGGGCAGTTTTTACAAGAAGATATTAGTAAATTTGCAATCAACAGTCAATGGGAACTCATTACCGATTACCATTTTGGAGGTTACGCTAAAATAAACGCCGAATTGGTGGCGTTTATCAATCAGTTTAAAGCCCAAAACCAAGTGCTTTTAGACCCGGTTTATACGGGAAAAATGCTGTTTGGGATTTTCGATTTGATTGAAAAAAGTTATTTTCCGAAAGGAACAAAAATATTGGCCATCCATACTGGAGGTTTGCAGGGCATTGACGGGATGAACCAACTATTGAAAAAGAAAAATTTACCGATAATTGATAAATAA
- the hemL gene encoding glutamate-1-semialdehyde 2,1-aminomutase produces the protein MIYKRSSALFAEAEKVIPGGVNSPVRAFKGVGGTPIFIKEAKGAYLYDEDGNRLVDYINSWGPMILGHAHKPVVDAVIEKAKKGTSFGTPTEIETKIAELTVSMVPNIDKIRFVNSGTEACMSAVRLARGFTGKDKIIKFAGCYHGHSDSFLIQAGSGASTFGTPNSPGVTQGTAKDTLLARYNDINNVEEIIEANKSEIACIIIEPVAGNMGCVPPIEGFLEGLRTLCDANDILLIFDEVMTGFRLAKGGAQELFEVKADLVCFGKVIGGGLPVGAFAARNEIMNHLAPLGPVYQAGTLSGNPLAMAAGLAMLTELNTDAEIFTRLAEKTEYLHRGIENVLNENRVVHTINRTGSMISVHFDEREVIDFDTAANGNNDTFKTFFHGMLNQGVYIAPSAFETWFITDALTYEDLDFTINAVNEVAKTL, from the coding sequence ATGATTTATAAACGAAGCAGTGCATTATTCGCAGAAGCAGAAAAAGTAATTCCCGGTGGTGTAAATTCGCCCGTTAGAGCGTTTAAAGGCGTTGGTGGAACACCGATTTTTATTAAGGAAGCCAAAGGGGCTTATTTGTACGACGAAGATGGTAACCGATTGGTAGATTACATCAATTCTTGGGGGCCGATGATTTTAGGCCACGCTCACAAACCCGTGGTGGATGCGGTAATTGAAAAAGCCAAAAAAGGTACCTCGTTTGGAACACCTACCGAAATCGAAACCAAAATAGCCGAGTTGACGGTATCGATGGTTCCGAATATCGATAAAATACGCTTTGTGAATTCAGGAACCGAGGCCTGTATGAGTGCCGTACGTCTGGCACGCGGTTTTACGGGGAAAGACAAAATAATAAAATTTGCAGGCTGCTACCATGGGCATTCCGATTCGTTTTTAATCCAAGCGGGTAGTGGTGCGAGTACTTTTGGTACGCCCAATAGCCCCGGCGTAACCCAAGGAACAGCCAAAGATACCTTGTTGGCCAGATATAATGATATTAATAATGTAGAGGAAATTATTGAGGCGAATAAGAGTGAAATTGCCTGCATCATTATTGAGCCTGTGGCTGGAAATATGGGGTGTGTACCGCCAATAGAAGGGTTTTTGGAAGGGTTGAGAACCCTTTGTGATGCCAACGATATTTTACTCATATTTGATGAAGTGATGACCGGTTTTAGATTGGCAAAAGGTGGTGCCCAAGAATTATTTGAAGTGAAGGCCGATTTAGTTTGCTTCGGAAAAGTAATTGGTGGCGGATTGCCCGTTGGTGCCTTTGCGGCACGTAACGAAATTATGAACCATTTGGCGCCTTTGGGGCCTGTTTACCAAGCGGGGACATTAAGTGGAAATCCATTAGCTATGGCGGCCGGTTTGGCGATGCTCACCGAGCTGAATACTGATGCGGAGATATTCACTCGTTTGGCTGAAAAAACGGAATATTTACACCGAGGCATAGAAAACGTTTTGAACGAAAATAGGGTGGTGCATACCATTAACCGAACAGGGTCGATGATTTCGGTGCATTTTGATGAAAGGGAAGTGATTGATTTTGATACCGCAGCCAACGGAAATAACGATACTTTTAAAACGTTTTTCCACGGTATGCTGAATCAAGGGGTGTATATCGCGCCAAGTGCATTTGAAACTTGGTTTATAACTGATGCTCTAACTTACGAAGACTTAGATTTTACCATTAACGCTGTAAACGAAGTGGCGAAAACATTGTAG
- the lipB gene encoding lipoyl(octanoyl) transferase LipB has product MNKKVQLQDLGFKDYKQTWDYQEQLFKGIVDAKIKNRREETDFETNNYFLFVEHPHVYTLGKSGDLSNLLLNESQLTEKGATFYKINRGGDITYHGPGQIVGYPILDLDNFFTDIHKYLRLLEEMIILTLAEYGLKAERSDGETGVWLDVGTPFARKICAMGVRASRWVTMHGFALNVNADLGYFDNIIPCGIRGKAVTSLNVELGKKEVDETEVKDKLLKHFSELFEAEFVAK; this is encoded by the coding sequence ATGAATAAAAAGGTTCAACTGCAGGATTTAGGATTTAAGGATTACAAACAAACTTGGGATTACCAAGAGCAACTGTTTAAGGGCATTGTTGACGCCAAAATTAAAAATAGGCGTGAAGAAACCGACTTTGAAACCAACAACTACTTTTTGTTTGTTGAGCATCCGCATGTGTACACTTTGGGGAAAAGCGGCGATTTGTCCAATTTATTACTGAATGAATCACAGCTCACCGAAAAAGGGGCGACCTTTTATAAAATAAACCGCGGTGGCGATATTACTTACCACGGGCCCGGGCAAATTGTTGGCTATCCTATTTTGGATCTCGACAATTTTTTTACCGATATACACAAATACCTGCGTTTGCTTGAGGAAATGATTATTTTAACCTTGGCCGAATACGGTTTAAAAGCCGAGCGCAGCGATGGTGAAACCGGTGTTTGGTTGGATGTAGGCACACCCTTTGCCCGTAAAATATGTGCCATGGGCGTTCGCGCCAGTCGGTGGGTAACCATGCACGGTTTTGCGCTTAATGTGAATGCCGATTTGGGCTATTTCGATAATATTATTCCTTGTGGTATTCGTGGTAAAGCGGTGACTTCGCTAAACGTGGAACTTGGCAAAAAAGAAGTTGACGAAACAGAAGTAAAAGACAAACTACTCAAACATTTTTCTGAACTTTTTGAGGCGGAGTTTGTTGCGAAATAG
- a CDS encoding glucosaminidase domain-containing protein, producing the protein MKRIIIVFCVAAFFFSCKSKKAIVTKKRTERTERVEHVERNTGTPAETQTIETPTTTKVYANNTERYIDEYKDVAQNEMRLYGIPASITLAQGILESGSGRGRLSVEANNHFGIKCHEWTGARIYHDDDKDQECFRKYKDAKYSFRDHSLFLTERKRYSPLFSLKKEDYKGWAKGLKAAGYATDRKYPDKLISLIERYNLHEYDMAVLGNSYTPYQPEVADNQRTTYTVSKGDTLYSISKRYNTTVEELQNLNGLTGTTLSIGQVLLVKPTSKN; encoded by the coding sequence ATGAAGAGAATAATCATCGTTTTTTGTGTTGCAGCTTTCTTCTTTAGCTGTAAATCGAAAAAAGCTATTGTCACCAAAAAAAGAACTGAACGCACCGAGCGTGTTGAACACGTAGAGAGAAACACAGGAACTCCCGCCGAAACGCAAACCATTGAAACCCCAACAACCACAAAGGTTTATGCTAATAATACCGAACGTTACATCGATGAGTACAAAGATGTGGCACAAAACGAAATGCGGTTGTATGGTATTCCGGCAAGTATCACTTTGGCACAGGGTATTTTGGAATCGGGCTCGGGGAGAGGTCGACTTTCAGTTGAAGCCAATAACCATTTCGGTATTAAATGCCATGAATGGACAGGAGCGCGAATTTATCACGATGACGATAAAGACCAAGAATGCTTCCGAAAGTACAAGGATGCCAAATATTCATTCCGAGACCACTCTTTATTTTTAACCGAGCGCAAACGGTATTCGCCACTTTTCAGCTTAAAAAAGGAAGATTATAAAGGTTGGGCTAAAGGGTTAAAAGCCGCTGGATATGCGACCGATAGAAAATATCCCGATAAACTCATCAGTTTGATTGAGCGCTACAATTTGCACGAGTATGATATGGCGGTTTTAGGAAATTCGTACACGCCATATCAGCCCGAAGTAGCCGACAACCAACGGACTACCTACACGGTATCAAAAGGCGATACCTTGTATTCCATTTCAAAAAGATACAATACCACAGTTGAAGAACTTCAAAATTTAAATGGTTTAACAGGCACAACCCTCAGCATTGGACAAGTGCTTTTGGTTAAACCCACATCAAAAAATTAA
- a CDS encoding DUF5522 domain-containing protein translates to MKKIVPIEEGDYYLTPEGYRCFTEQYHLKRGYCCESGCRHCPYGYDRKTNTQKP, encoded by the coding sequence ATGAAAAAGATTGTCCCCATTGAAGAAGGCGATTATTACTTAACGCCCGAAGGTTACCGCTGTTTTACCGAGCAATACCACTTAAAACGAGGGTACTGCTGCGAAAGCGGATGCAGACATTGCCCCTACGGCTATGATAGAAAAACGAACACGCAAAAACCATAA